From Fusobacterium varium, one genomic window encodes:
- a CDS encoding relaxase/mobilization nuclease domain-containing protein, which yields MAIFKAIDKSSKKVGGSKGVLDYVGRKANQTVGILCSDNYKEAFKDFQDIKEFYNKLDDRQYKHFTHSFKPNEIDNDKALEMTVKLCKEFFPENQVFIAQHTDKAHTHNHIVVNSVNFENGEKFYYEKEQFEKWRERADELAQEYGLELVVKTDKVPEIGEVVAKSRNTREAIEKALNGEKPCDIVTAVLAYIQAGEEAKNKEDFTRILKEKGVEINWGETVKEDGSIKYRKYITLTVDEEHRTGKKPTFRLESLKEQIYHPALDTEKLREHFKNLEKQKDIEKIKEKSKENVWEKSFKERSKSNDGMEI from the coding sequence ATGGCAATCTTTAAAGCAATAGATAAATCAAGTAAAAAAGTTGGTGGAAGTAAAGGTGTTTTAGACTATGTAGGAAGAAAAGCAAATCAGACAGTAGGAATACTGTGTTCAGATAACTATAAAGAAGCCTTTAAAGACTTTCAAGATATTAAAGAATTTTATAACAAATTAGATGATAGACAATATAAGCATTTTACACATAGTTTTAAGCCCAATGAAATAGATAATGATAAAGCTTTAGAAATGACTGTAAAATTATGTAAAGAATTTTTTCCTGAAAATCAAGTTTTTATAGCTCAACATACAGATAAAGCACATACTCATAATCATATCGTAGTAAACTCTGTAAATTTTGAGAATGGAGAGAAGTTTTATTATGAGAAAGAACAGTTTGAAAAATGGAGAGAAAGAGCAGATGAATTAGCTCAAGAATATGGACTAGAACTTGTGGTAAAAACAGATAAAGTTCCAGAGATAGGAGAAGTAGTAGCAAAATCAAGAAATACAAGAGAAGCAATAGAGAAAGCTTTAAACGGAGAAAAACCATGTGATATAGTTACTGCTGTTTTAGCTTATATTCAAGCAGGAGAAGAAGCAAAAAATAAAGAAGATTTTACTAGAATTTTAAAAGAAAAAGGAGTAGAAATTAATTGGGGAGAAACAGTTAAAGAAGATGGCTCTATAAAATATAGAAAATATATTACTTTAACAGTTGATGAAGAACATAGAACAGGTAAGAAGCCAACATTCAGATTAGAAAGTTTAAAAGAACAAATATATCACCCTGCTCTTGATACAGAAAAATTGAGAGAACATTTCAAAAATTTAGAAAAGCAAAAAGATATAGAAAAAATAAAAGAAAAATCAAAAGAAAATGTATGGGAAAAAAGTTTTAAAGAAAGAAGTAAAAGTAATGATGGAATGGAAATATAA
- the mobC gene encoding plasmid mobilization relaxosome protein MobC gives MKKNLSLRLDEEDYNLLETQAKLYGVTKNEFVRILIRRNMLGDIQELNENLKAIYRLKIGIGNSLNQIARKCNSKTISDFREIQRELDELWQSLKQ, from the coding sequence ATGAAGAAAAATTTATCGTTAAGACTAGATGAAGAAGATTATAATTTGCTTGAAACTCAAGCTAAATTATATGGAGTAACAAAGAACGAATTTGTAAGAATTTTAATAAGAAGAAATATGCTAGGAGATATTCAAGAACTAAACGAGAATTTAAAGGCTATTTATAGATTAAAAATAGGTATTGGAAATAGCCTTAATCAAATAGCTAGAAAATGTAATAGTAAAACTATATCTGATTTTAGAGAAATTCAAAGGGAGCTTGATGAACTATGGCAATCTTTAAAGCAATAG